A part of Allochromatium vinosum DSM 180 genomic DNA contains:
- a CDS encoding RepB family plasmid replication initiator protein: MSSRQLTVTKANSLVEATYHLTLAEQRLLLLVISRLDSRVELDSRIPHTITAAEVMTVFQVGESRAYQILEEAAERLYTRSVTIHEPDPRQPKSDRLVTRWVAAVNYKPGTGAIELFFAQPIMPFISQLKARFCQYHLANIVPMSSVYAVRLYELLIQWRDAGTRRVELDWLRERFLLGQKYASIRDFKRYVLQIAIDQINTHSDLWVKWEQHKRGRVVHALTFTFGPKAEQKPETESRPASPANSKPAKPKLTRAYVERHAQPGESWEEAWERCRRKLEQENAG, from the coding sequence ATGTCTAGCCGCCAACTCACAGTGACGAAGGCGAACTCCCTTGTGGAGGCTACTTATCACCTCACTTTGGCCGAGCAGCGCCTGCTTCTCCTGGTCATCTCCAGGCTGGATAGTCGCGTTGAACTGGATTCCAGGATTCCTCACACAATCACCGCCGCCGAGGTGATGACGGTCTTTCAGGTCGGTGAGTCACGTGCTTACCAGATCCTGGAAGAGGCCGCCGAGCGGCTCTACACCCGATCAGTGACGATCCACGAGCCCGACCCCCGCCAACCCAAGTCAGATCGACTGGTCACGCGCTGGGTCGCCGCCGTCAACTACAAGCCGGGCACAGGCGCAATCGAACTGTTCTTCGCGCAACCCATCATGCCCTTCATCAGCCAACTGAAGGCTCGGTTCTGTCAGTACCATCTTGCCAACATCGTGCCGATGTCTTCGGTCTATGCCGTGCGGCTCTATGAGCTTTTGATCCAGTGGCGCGATGCCGGCACCCGTCGAGTCGAGTTGGATTGGCTGCGCGAGCGGTTTCTTCTGGGTCAGAAATACGCCAGCATTCGTGATTTCAAGCGGTACGTCCTCCAGATTGCCATCGACCAGATCAACACCCACAGCGACCTCTGGGTGAAATGGGAACAGCACAAACGTGGTCGCGTGGTTCATGCCCTGACCTTCACCTTCGGCCCCAAGGCCGAGCAGAAGCCCGAGACTGAAAGCCGGCCTGCCTCCCCGGCCAACTCAAAACCCGCCAAGCCCAAGCTCACGCGCGCCTATGTCGAACGGCACGCCCAGCCTGGAGAAAGCTGGGAGGAAGCCTGGGAGCGCTGTCGTCGCAAGCTGGAGCAGGAGAATGCTGGATGA
- a CDS encoding DUF1810 domain-containing protein: protein MNDAAHDLNRFVEAQRDIYAQALAELRAGRKRSHWMWFVFPQIAGLGSSAMACRYAIRDLDEARAYLNHPILGARLRDCAEALLAIKERSAREILGSPDDLKLCSSATLFAQVSPPGSAFHRLLERYCGGQPDRLTLERLSAGSRHDER, encoded by the coding sequence ATGAACGACGCCGCCCATGACCTGAACCGCTTCGTCGAGGCCCAGCGCGACATCTACGCCCAGGCGCTGGCCGAACTGCGTGCCGGCCGCAAACGCTCGCACTGGATGTGGTTCGTCTTCCCGCAGATCGCCGGACTCGGATCGAGCGCAATGGCGTGCCGCTATGCCATCCGCGACCTGGACGAGGCGCGGGCCTATCTGAACCATCCAATCCTTGGGGCGCGGTTGCGCGACTGTGCCGAGGCGCTATTGGCCATCAAGGAGCGATCGGCACGGGAGATTCTGGGATCGCCGGACGACCTGAAGCTGTGCTCCAGTGCCACGCTCTTTGCCCAGGTCTCGCCGCCGGGGTCGGCGTTCCATCGGTTGCTGGAACGGTATTGTGGAGGGCAGCCTGATCGGTTGACGCTGGAACGCCTGTCGGCTGGATCCAGGCATGATGAGCGATGA